The genomic DNA TAACTGACCATTATATCCGATCGCGTATCTGCAGTAGATTTTATTACCTCCGTCGGAGTTGATGAGGTAATTCTTTTTTGCGAATATGATCCATTGTCCGGGATGGTTGCTGACTGTGAAATCAAGTACTGTGGCCGTGTCACTAAGTGCAATCCGGTCAATGATTACGTTGGTATGCGTTGCCGCTTCTACCTTGGGAGATTTGATTACGCGGGTTTGCGCAATTCCTGCCTGACCGAACAGGGCCAGTAGCAGGATGAGGAGGATGTGTTTCTTCATTTATTTGTGTTATTATGGATTTATTCTGTGAGCTAAGTAAAAACTCAGGATTTAATTCAGAGCATCTTCTATCATTTTCTTAAACTCATTTATTTCACTATTAAAGTAGATTCCGTCTTTTAATACATCTCCTTTTTTGTCCACCAATGTATAATGAGGAATACCTGTGATATTGAATTTTGCTTTCAGGCAGTTCCACTCATCCTTGGTCAGGCGATAGTGCTCCCCTTTAATATCCGGTATCAATAGATTCCAGGTGTCTAATGGAGAACTTTCATCTGTTATATAAACGAATACCACATTTTTGTCTTTGAGTTCTTCCTTCATAGGTTTCATTTTTTTGATCCCGGCACGGCATGGGCTGCACCAAGTTGCCCAAAAGTCAATGAAAATCGTTTTCCCCTTGTATTTCTGTATAATTGTATCAAATACTTTATCCGGATTAACCTGTGGAATCTTATTGATCGTATATTCCGTTTTTGATTTATTTGATTCCTTCATTCTGGAAATCTCGGCTTTCTTCTCTTTGGTTAGAAACCGGACGTGTTCTTTAATAAATGGAGTAGAAAGGTTGGCTTCAAGTTCAGATAAGCTATTTTCATTCAATCCTATAAAATATGCATCCATTCGGTTACAATATTCCTGAGCACGAAACAAGTCCATCGCAAAACCGTTTGTTAACCCAAAAAACTTCGCATAATTCTTATCTCTTGTCTGATTATAGTAATTACCTGAAATACTTTGTATTTTATCCCGAAAAGTATTGTTTGTAAAAGAGGACCATAAAGCCGAGTCGGCACTAAGTGTATTGGTTAATGCTTCTTCGTTTTGGCATCTTTTTATCTTTTCGAGTAATGTCCTTACATTATCCGGGACAGATTGATCTGCTAATAATGAATCGGCAATTGCATGATGCGTTTCTATAAAATCCGGCTGGATACATCGGGCCATCTTTACCCGATTGATTACTAATTCAAAGAATTGACAAACAACAGCCTGCGGATTATTCAATAATTCAGGCTTTATAAATGAGAAATAATCAGGAGTGTATTTTTCCCGATAAACAGTGGTTGCCCGATCATTGTTACCGGTCATTTGATCTTCTTTATACATTTCAAAGGAAAGGATCTCAGACCAAGTGTGGATTACAATATCCATCTCCCGCATTTTTTGAGCTTTTAGGCAAACCGGATGGTTGGTCATGTATTCTTTAAATTGAGCCTGCTTTGCTCGCATTGCATCGAGACAGAATTCCTTAAATTCTAAGGCGCTCATATCCTTTATCTTATTTCGCAATGCCTGTCCATCAATATATGAAAACTTGTATGTGTTATCTATATCTTCATTTTCCTTCCAGAGAGAACCCATGTATGCTGATTGAGGCAATGCGATTGCATTAGCCTGTACCTCCCGATTCGGATACTTAAGATTGATAAACACAGTCATATCCTTTCCGGGCTCCAGATAAAGTTGGTTGTGATAGTTGCATATACTGAGGTATATATTTTGTGGGTAGACGAGTGGTACTTTGATTTCAAAGCTACCATTCTCCTGTATGGGAATTAGTAGAGCCTTTTGCTTACCGGTGAAAATATCATTCACATAAGCCATTCCGGTTTTACTTATTTTGGGGTGATAGCCATAAACAAAACCTTTTACAATAGCACTATCCCGGTGAAAAAATGACGAAGTATATCCGGCGTTATTTTGATATTTGAAGGCTTTGTTTTCTGTTTTACATTTACTTAGCACTTCCAGTTTATTCATATCTTTCCCGACTTTTATATCACCATTCGCCAGCGCTTTAATATATAGCCTGTGGGATTGCTTTTCTGCACCGATATGTAATACATAGACTCCTCCTTCCTTTTTGAGATAGAACTTATCCCATAGTTTGTTTTGATAAACAATGGCCTTTTCATACATACCCAATGTCCACTCATTACTTCCATCCGTTTTGAGCCAGTTGCCTTCCAATGCTTCGGGCAGAAGAGCCTTTCTTTTTGAGGGATTGATCTCAACGCCGAATATCTTAAACGCGCCGTCAATGTTGTCTCCTTCAATAAAATCAATTTTAGATAGTTTCTTGTCAATCGGAGGATATACCAAAGAGAAATGGACTTTACCGGATTCGGGCATATACCATTTATCACCTAACTGACCATTATACCCGATCGCGTATTTGCAGTAGATTTTATTACCTCCGTCGGAGTTGATGAGATAATTCTTTTTAGCGAATATGATCCATTGTCCGGGATAGTTGCTGACGGTGAAATCAAGTACTGTGGCCGTGTCACTAAGTGCAATCCGGTCAATGATTACGTTGGTATGCGTTGCCGCTTCTACCCTAGGTGATTTGATTACGCGGTTTTGCGCAATTCCTGCCTGACCGAGCAGGGTCAGCAGCAGGACGAGGAGGATGTGTTTCTTCATTTATTTGTGTATTTGCTTAAAGGTGCTTATATGAGCAATAAAAATCCCATCATTGAGCTGAGAGCTTCAATAGCATTTCTTTCAGCTCGCCGTTACTTTTTTCAATCGGACTATTCGGATCAATGATTTTGCCGGATTTGTCAACCACCATGTAATGAGGAATTGTGTTTATCTCAAAGTGTTTGCAGATATATTCCCACTGCGAATTGCTTAGTCGGTAGTGTTCGCCACGAATATCAGGAATCGTGTTTTCCCATACTTTCTTGGGCGACGACTCGCCGGTCAGATATAAGAATACTACATTGTCTTTTTTCATCTCCTCCTTGAGTGGCGCAATTCTTTTAATGGCATTGCCACAGGGGCCGCACCATGTTGCCCAAAAGTCGATGTAGATCACTTTACCCTTATATTTTCCAATGATTGCATCCAGCAGTTTCTCGTTATCTGTTTCGGGAGTGGCATTGAGGTGATAGATGTTGCTCTGGCGTTTGAGCAGGCTTTGTTTTTGTAGCTCATTATTTTTATCAATCACATAGCTGGCGAGTACTTGATTAGGAATATTCTTGTAAACCTCTTGTTTGGATTGTTCATTCAGAAACTCATAATTAGAAAAGGGCATCAAATAGAAGTTGACCTTAAGCAGGGTAGCGACAATGTTGTCTTTTCCAATCACCTTGAGGATGCTTTCATTCGTATTGTTCAGTGTTTGTGTTTTTAATGACTCGGACAAATCGGTTTGATATTTATTCAGGAACTCGGGGATTGATTTCTTGATATTAATACCTTTGAAAATGGTATCTTCAGGAAGTTTATTACCCTTAAGCTGTTCATTGAACAGGCTGTCCACGATCAATTCATTGGCAGAAAGCTGGTTTTTCTTTTTGATATAAGCAAGAGCATTTTGGAATAAAGCCATTACTTTCTGCTGATCATTTAAACTCCCCGCCGGCATATTTCTTAAAAGCTTAGTGAGAGTCTCCATACTCTGGTTGCTGCTAATTG from Parabacteroides sp. FAFU027 includes the following:
- a CDS encoding TlpA family protein disulfide reductase, whose product is MKKHILLVLLLTLLGQAGIAQNRVIKSPRVEAATHTNVIIDRIALSDTATVLDFTVSNYPGQWIIFAKKNYLINSDGGNKIYCKYAIGYNGQLGDKWYMPESGKVHFSLVYPPIDKKLSKIDFIEGDNIDGAFKIFGVEINPSKRKALLPEALEGNWLKTDGSNEWTLGMYEKAIVYQNKLWDKFYLKKEGGVYVLHIGAEKQSHRLYIKALANGDIKVGKDMNKLEVLSKCKTENKAFKYQNNAGYTSSFFHRDSAIVKGFVYGYHPKISKTGMAYVNDIFTGKQKALLIPIQENGSFEIKVPLVYPQNIYLSICNYHNQLYLEPGKDMTVFINLKYPNREVQANAIALPQSAYMGSLWKENEDIDNTYKFSYIDGQALRNKIKDMSALEFKEFCLDAMRAKQAQFKEYMTNHPVCLKAQKMREMDIVIHTWSEILSFEMYKEDQMTGNNDRATTVYREKYTPDYFSFIKPELLNNPQAVVCQFFELVINRVKMARCIQPDFIETHHAIADSLLADQSVPDNVRTLLEKIKRCQNEEALTNTLSADSALWSSFTNNTFRDKIQSISGNYYNQTRDKNYAKFFGLTNGFAMDLFRAQEYCNRMDAYFIGLNENSLSELEANLSTPFIKEHVRFLTKEKKAEISRMKESNKSKTEYTINKIPQVNPDKVFDTIIQKYKGKTIFIDFWATWCSPCRAGIKKMKPMKEELKDKNVVFVYITDESSPLDTWNLLIPDIKGEHYRLTKDEWNCLKAKFNITGIPHYTLVDKKGDVLKDGIYFNSEINEFKKMIEDALN